From a single Pirellulales bacterium genomic region:
- a CDS encoding type VI secretion system tube protein Hcp, which produces MPSEWCDGFLKLVKDGEPIEGESTDDKFPGLIEIVSFQFGSSQGFPDKEGLYAAQDANLRHGVARGRFNDDGAAGIASLFGDEPSAPQEFDEGELKDLEGTDLAEVDACKITITKELDLSSPDLFRAYCSTQDLNNRDVFESATLYVKKATGGNRKVFLTFVFSDVVVTGYTLDIGGDAIPKETINLVFAKCRVEYKPQQEPGGLEPAAIKGGWDMIERGAW; this is translated from the coding sequence ATGCCTTCCGAATGGTGCGACGGTTTTCTGAAGCTCGTCAAAGACGGTGAGCCGATCGAAGGGGAATCGACCGACGACAAGTTTCCCGGCTTGATCGAGATCGTGTCGTTCCAGTTCGGCAGTTCGCAGGGATTCCCGGACAAGGAAGGGTTGTACGCTGCGCAAGACGCGAATCTCAGGCACGGCGTTGCCCGGGGTCGTTTCAACGACGATGGGGCGGCGGGAATCGCCTCCCTCTTCGGCGATGAGCCCTCCGCTCCGCAGGAATTCGACGAAGGCGAGCTGAAGGATTTGGAGGGGACCGATCTGGCGGAGGTCGATGCCTGCAAGATCACGATTACGAAGGAACTCGATCTTTCGTCGCCCGACCTGTTTCGCGCCTATTGCAGCACGCAAGATTTGAACAATCGCGATGTGTTCGAATCGGCGACCCTCTACGTAAAAAAGGCGACGGGAGGCAACCGCAAGGTTTTCCTTACGTTTGTCTTCAGCGACGTGGTCGTGACCGGGTACACGCTCGACATCGGCGGCGATGCGATCCCCAAGGAAACGATCAATCTTGTGTTCGCCAAGTGCCGCGTGGAATACAAGCCCCAGCAAGAGCCCGGCGGCCTGGAGCCGGCAGCAATCAAAGGGGGATGGGATATGATTGAGCGCGGCGCATGGTAG
- a CDS encoding type VI secretion system tube protein Hcp yields MAKQSLDAFLELTPSRKMTAEIAGEALDSKQNESARAKALLEIMSFRFGDAKSLAKAKAADKKAAKQEGDDDDDDAALPVVGTAKRTGNIEEDYRFQITKQIEKATPILAQAYFSNSFKPKRHEYNSFDEAKITIRKLGAHAKHPKAYFTVTFRGVYIVGYDLQTQGPDPPEETIDFCFQTCEMSYKSQSAEGTLGTANVKGWNFVAQREMSRR; encoded by the coding sequence ATGGCTAAACAATCACTCGACGCATTCTTGGAGTTGACCCCGAGCCGCAAGATGACGGCCGAGATTGCCGGCGAAGCGCTCGACTCCAAGCAAAACGAGAGCGCCCGAGCAAAGGCCCTGCTCGAGATCATGTCGTTCCGCTTCGGCGATGCGAAATCACTGGCCAAGGCCAAGGCAGCCGACAAGAAGGCCGCCAAACAGGAAGGGGACGACGACGACGATGACGCCGCGCTCCCCGTCGTCGGCACCGCGAAGCGCACCGGCAATATCGAGGAGGACTACCGCTTCCAGATCACCAAGCAGATCGAAAAGGCGACTCCCATTTTGGCTCAGGCCTATTTCAGCAATTCGTTCAAGCCGAAGCGGCACGAATACAACAGTTTCGACGAGGCGAAGATCACCATCCGCAAGCTCGGCGCACACGCCAAGCACCCCAAGGCCTATTTCACGGTCACATTCCGCGGAGTGTACATCGTCGGTTACGATTTGCAGACGCAAGGTCCGGACCCGCCGGAGGAAACCATCGATTTCTGCTTTCAAACTTGCGAGATGTCGTACAAATCGCAAAGCGCCGAGGGCACCCTCGGGACGGCCAACGTCAAGGGCTGGAACTTCGTTGCGCAAAGGGAAATGTCGCGCAGATAG
- the tssF gene encoding type VI secretion system baseplate subunit TssF — MSESLFPYYERELVFIRQFAEEFAERYPAAAGRLLLEPNRSGDPHVERLIESFALLAGRIHHKLDDEFPELTEALLSVLYPHYLAPVPSMAIVQFDLDASRGPLPDGFPIARGSRLQTAKIGNLACRFRTGYPVTLWPIELTSAALQSPPFPREYEPPRRTAAALRLQFECQSGLRFSQLSLEDLRLYLFGEGHVVGLLYELIFNHTTQVVFRSLDPESKVQPIVLAPQECLAQVGFTSDEGLLPYPSRSFMGYRLLSEFFAMREKFLFVDIGGWQRAKHAGFGQKLEVVLYLNHTIPRVQEWVDQSTFRLGCTPVVNLFEQVAEPIVLDQSRYEYRIVPDVAQPRGMEIYSIDEVTSTDPETSVTTTYRPFYSFHHNRDGDEGQTFWHASRRNSTLEGDRGTELFLNLVDLDFHARLPADDTMVVRTICTNRDLPNQLQHAGERLYFELEGAAPLSGIRCLKTPTAPLRAPPRRGRYWALVSHLTLNYLSLDDPTEGRDALREILRLYDFSDPQAGQQQLADVTRQLIEGIARLGTRRIIGRTGSHSGSGFCRGLEVSIEFDEEKYIGTGAFLFACILERFLGLYAGINSFTQLVAKTTQTGGIIKKWPLRAGDQQLL, encoded by the coding sequence ATGAGCGAATCGCTCTTTCCCTATTACGAACGCGAGCTGGTCTTCATTCGGCAGTTTGCCGAGGAGTTCGCCGAGCGCTATCCGGCGGCGGCGGGGCGGCTGCTCCTCGAGCCGAACCGCAGCGGCGACCCGCACGTCGAGCGGCTCATCGAATCGTTCGCGCTCTTGGCCGGGCGAATTCACCACAAACTGGACGACGAATTCCCCGAGCTGACCGAAGCGCTCCTGAGCGTGCTCTATCCGCATTATCTCGCGCCCGTGCCGTCGATGGCGATCGTCCAGTTCGACTTGGACGCCAGCCGCGGGCCGCTTCCCGACGGCTTCCCGATCGCGCGCGGCAGCCGCTTGCAAACGGCCAAGATCGGCAATCTCGCCTGCCGCTTCCGCACGGGCTATCCCGTGACCTTGTGGCCGATCGAATTGACGAGCGCGGCGCTGCAATCGCCGCCGTTCCCGCGGGAATATGAGCCGCCGCGGCGGACGGCCGCGGCGCTGCGGTTGCAGTTCGAGTGCCAATCGGGTTTGAGATTCTCGCAGCTTTCGCTCGAAGACTTGCGACTCTATCTTTTCGGCGAAGGGCACGTCGTCGGATTGTTGTACGAGCTGATCTTCAACCACACGACGCAAGTGGTCTTCCGCTCGCTCGATCCCGAATCCAAGGTGCAGCCGATCGTGCTCGCGCCGCAAGAGTGCCTCGCGCAAGTCGGCTTCACCTCCGACGAAGGGCTGCTCCCCTATCCGTCGCGGAGCTTCATGGGCTATCGGCTGCTGAGCGAATTCTTCGCGATGCGCGAGAAATTCCTGTTCGTCGATATCGGCGGCTGGCAGCGCGCGAAGCACGCCGGATTCGGGCAAAAGCTCGAGGTCGTCCTGTACTTGAACCACACGATCCCGCGCGTGCAGGAATGGGTCGATCAATCGACATTTCGCCTTGGCTGCACGCCGGTGGTCAACCTTTTCGAACAGGTCGCCGAGCCGATCGTCCTCGACCAGAGCCGCTACGAATATCGGATCGTTCCCGACGTGGCCCAGCCGCGCGGGATGGAGATCTACTCGATCGACGAGGTGACGAGCACCGACCCCGAAACCTCGGTCACAACGACCTATCGGCCGTTTTACTCGTTTCATCACAATCGCGATGGCGACGAGGGGCAGACTTTTTGGCATGCCTCGCGCCGCAATTCGACGCTCGAAGGGGACCGCGGCACCGAGCTGTTTCTCAATCTCGTTGATCTCGATTTCCACGCGCGTCTGCCGGCGGACGACACGATGGTCGTGCGCACCATCTGCACCAACCGCGACCTACCGAACCAGCTCCAGCACGCCGGAGAGCGGCTTTATTTCGAGTTGGAGGGGGCTGCGCCGCTGTCCGGCATTCGCTGTCTCAAGACGCCGACGGCGCCGCTGCGGGCGCCGCCGCGCCGCGGCCGCTATTGGGCCTTGGTCTCGCATCTTACGCTCAACTATCTCTCGCTCGACGATCCGACCGAGGGGCGCGACGCCCTGCGCGAAATCCTCCGGCTCTATGATTTCAGCGATCCGCAAGCCGGCCAGCAGCAATTGGCCGACGTCACGCGGCAGTTGATCGAAGGGATCGCCCGACTCGGCACGCGACGGATCATCGGCCGCACCGGAAGTCATTCGGGAAGCGGCTTCTGCCGCGGCCTCGAAGTGTCGATCGAGTTCGACGAGGAAAAATACATCGGCACCGGCGCGTTTCTGTTCGCCTGCATTTTGGAGCGGTTCCTCGGCCTGTATGCCGGGATCAATTCGTTCACTCAACTCGTGGCGAAGACGACGCAAACCGGAGGGATCATCAAGAAATGGCCACTGCGAGCGGGCGACCAACAATTGCTGTAG
- a CDS encoding alpha-amylase/4-alpha-glucanotransferase domain-containing protein, which yields MQPIRFIFALHDHQPIGNFDGVFEQAYQDSYRLFLDLFEQYPTMRIALHTSGPLIEWLDGHHPEYVDRLAGHVATGRIEIIGGAFYEPILSMIPSRDRVGQIRSYTEWLQNRLGADVRGMWIPERVWEQGFTSDLVAAGIEYTILDDSHFKSAGLNADQLHGYYLTEDDGRLLRVFPGSERLRYVIPFAGQQETIDYLAHVEQQHPNAVAVFADDGEKFGVWPETKLNVFDRGWLRQLFDMLAANESWIKMVTPAEVIDSIAPIGKVYLPEGSYREMTEWVLPPDQLAEYEQARRELEPDPRWPRIARFVRGGFWRNFKVRYPETNEMYSRMMMVSRRLQNLVEAGMDSDMLRSARTELYRGQCNCAYWHGAFGGTYLPHLRNAIYNHLIAADGLLDRAVGRPTPWVEATSDDLNLDGRPEVQLANDKLIALIAPGRGGQIYELDVRSICHNLLATLSRRPEAYHRRVLAGPNGAGGSVIDSSAPAKFKQDGLEHRVQYDSYLRKSLLDHWYDDDVSLDALARGEALERGDFLALPFEAKLRRNPNRIQVQLIRQGNAWGVPLKITKGVTLGASSEMLEVAYLIEGLPRDRSMHFGVEFNFAGLPAGAEDRFFHLGANRNGRRLGRMETRLDLTDIEDLGLTDEWLGIDVGLAFSQPTSLWTYPIETVSQSEGGFELVHQSVCVTPHWHVRGDADGRWSVKILLGIDTRLAESRMEKPAIAVHG from the coding sequence ATGCAACCGATTCGTTTCATCTTCGCGCTGCACGACCATCAGCCGATCGGCAATTTCGACGGCGTCTTCGAGCAGGCCTATCAAGATAGCTACCGGCTGTTCCTCGATCTATTCGAGCAGTATCCGACGATGCGGATCGCGCTGCACACGAGCGGCCCGCTCATCGAGTGGCTCGATGGGCATCACCCCGAATACGTCGATCGGCTGGCTGGTCATGTCGCCACGGGACGGATCGAAATCATCGGCGGGGCGTTTTACGAGCCGATTCTCTCGATGATCCCGTCGCGCGATCGCGTCGGCCAGATTCGCTCATACACCGAATGGCTACAAAATCGCCTGGGCGCCGACGTTCGCGGCATGTGGATCCCGGAACGGGTCTGGGAGCAGGGTTTTACTAGCGATCTCGTCGCCGCCGGAATCGAATACACGATCCTCGACGATTCGCATTTCAAGAGCGCCGGCTTGAATGCCGATCAGCTCCATGGTTATTACCTTACCGAGGACGACGGCCGCTTGCTCCGCGTTTTTCCCGGCAGCGAGCGGTTGCGGTATGTCATCCCCTTCGCCGGGCAACAGGAAACGATCGACTATCTGGCCCACGTCGAGCAACAGCATCCGAACGCGGTGGCGGTGTTCGCCGACGACGGGGAGAAATTCGGCGTCTGGCCGGAAACGAAGCTGAATGTGTTCGATCGCGGCTGGCTGCGGCAATTGTTCGACATGCTCGCGGCCAATGAGAGTTGGATCAAGATGGTCACTCCCGCGGAAGTGATCGACTCGATCGCGCCGATTGGCAAAGTCTATTTGCCCGAGGGAAGCTACCGCGAGATGACCGAGTGGGTGCTGCCCCCGGACCAACTTGCCGAGTACGAGCAGGCCCGCCGCGAACTGGAGCCGGACCCGCGCTGGCCGCGGATCGCGCGGTTCGTCCGCGGCGGCTTCTGGCGGAATTTCAAGGTCCGTTATCCCGAGACGAACGAGATGTATTCGCGGATGATGATGGTCAGTCGGCGATTGCAGAATCTCGTCGAGGCGGGCATGGACAGCGACATGCTCCGATCGGCCCGCACCGAGCTATACCGCGGGCAGTGCAATTGCGCGTATTGGCACGGAGCATTCGGCGGCACCTATTTGCCACATCTGCGAAACGCCATCTACAATCACCTCATCGCTGCCGACGGTTTGCTCGACCGCGCTGTTGGCCGGCCGACTCCTTGGGTCGAGGCAACCTCCGACGATCTGAATCTCGACGGCCGCCCGGAGGTGCAATTGGCCAACGACAAGCTGATCGCACTGATCGCTCCTGGCCGCGGCGGCCAGATTTACGAACTCGACGTGCGGTCGATCTGCCACAACCTGCTAGCCACGCTCAGCCGCCGCCCCGAGGCCTATCATCGCCGCGTGCTGGCCGGGCCGAACGGCGCCGGCGGGAGCGTGATCGATTCCAGCGCGCCGGCGAAGTTCAAGCAAGACGGGCTGGAACACAGAGTTCAATACGACTCTTATTTGCGCAAGAGCCTACTCGATCATTGGTACGACGACGACGTTTCGCTGGACGCCTTGGCTCGTGGCGAAGCCCTGGAGCGTGGCGATTTTCTCGCGCTCCCCTTCGAGGCTAAGCTCCGCCGCAATCCGAATCGAATTCAAGTGCAATTGATCCGGCAAGGGAATGCTTGGGGAGTGCCGCTCAAGATCACCAAGGGAGTGACGCTGGGCGCCAGCTCCGAAATGTTGGAGGTCGCTTATCTCATCGAGGGCTTGCCGCGCGATCGGTCGATGCACTTTGGCGTCGAATTCAATTTCGCCGGTTTGCCGGCCGGGGCCGAAGACCGGTTCTTCCATTTGGGCGCCAACCGCAACGGCCGCCGCCTCGGCCGCATGGAAACGCGGCTCGACTTGACCGACATCGAGGATTTGGGGCTTACGGACGAATGGCTCGGGATCGACGTCGGCCTGGCGTTCTCACAGCCCACGAGTCTCTGGACCTATCCGATCGAAACGGTGAGCCAGTCCGAAGGAGGCTTCGAGCTAGTGCATCAATCGGTCTGCGTCACGCCCCACTGGCACGTCCGCGGCGACGCCGACGGCCGCTGGAGCGTCAAGATTCTCCTCGGCATCGACACCCGGCTGGCCGAAAGCCGGATGGAAAAACCCGCAATCGCCGTTCACGGCTGA
- a CDS encoding type VI secretion system accessory protein TagJ → MDGHELFQAGKLQEAIDFQIAQVKANPADQGKRLFLFELFAFAGELDRARKQIDALNYDELELQAAVSEYRRLLESEEARRRVFHEGAQPKFLTDSHAEHVRLRLEALGHLRENRRAEAAESLAQAAEAAPLVKGQLNDRPFDGLRDCDDLFGGVIEVFAQGSYFWVPLEDIELIAINPPRFPRDLLWAGARLETHVGEAGQIFLPALYPDSHTHADEQVKLGRMTDWLGDDDGPVFGRGLRMFLAGEDASTLLEWRQLQIDAPPSDGGETEPPQS, encoded by the coding sequence ATGGATGGCCACGAGCTGTTTCAAGCCGGCAAGTTGCAAGAAGCGATCGACTTCCAGATTGCCCAGGTGAAGGCTAATCCGGCCGACCAGGGAAAGCGGCTATTCTTGTTCGAGTTGTTCGCCTTCGCCGGCGAACTCGATCGAGCCCGGAAGCAGATCGACGCGCTGAACTACGACGAACTCGAGCTGCAAGCGGCGGTTTCGGAGTATCGACGCCTGCTGGAATCCGAGGAGGCCCGCCGCCGCGTGTTTCACGAAGGGGCGCAGCCGAAGTTTCTGACCGATTCGCATGCCGAGCATGTTCGACTGCGGCTGGAGGCGCTCGGCCACCTGCGTGAAAACCGTCGCGCCGAGGCCGCCGAGTCCTTGGCCCAAGCGGCCGAGGCCGCGCCGCTGGTGAAAGGCCAACTCAACGATCGGCCCTTCGACGGACTGCGCGATTGCGATGATCTGTTCGGCGGCGTGATCGAGGTTTTTGCTCAGGGAAGTTATTTCTGGGTGCCGCTGGAAGACATTGAGTTGATCGCGATCAATCCGCCCCGATTTCCCCGCGATCTGCTCTGGGCGGGGGCGCGGCTGGAAACGCACGTCGGCGAAGCGGGACAGATTTTTCTCCCGGCCCTCTATCCCGATTCGCACACCCACGCCGACGAGCAGGTCAAGCTCGGCCGGATGACCGATTGGCTCGGGGACGACGACGGTCCCGTTTTCGGTCGTGGCTTGCGGATGTTTCTGGCCGGCGAAGACGCTTCGACCCTGCTCGAATGGCGCCAATTGCAAATCGACGCACCGCCGAGCGATGGCGGCGAAACCGAGCCGCCGCAATCGTAG
- a CDS encoding type VI secretion system tube protein Hcp translates to MAFDAFVKFYPAAGASEPIQGESTDSMFKGWFEIKEFSFGIENTLNITSASSGAGAGKADFKEFTIKKQTDCASPILASTCGKGGHYEKVELRLRKSGAKGGTTSGDVYLSYDFKLVAIKSVEWSGSSGDDVPEETVVFEYGALKIGYKPQGKDGVLGKLVERAWNKVTNSTSFDG, encoded by the coding sequence ATGGCATTCGACGCATTTGTCAAGTTCTATCCCGCGGCGGGCGCTTCGGAGCCGATTCAGGGAGAGAGCACGGATAGCATGTTCAAGGGTTGGTTCGAGATCAAGGAGTTTTCCTTCGGCATCGAAAACACCCTGAACATCACCTCCGCTTCCAGCGGCGCCGGCGCGGGTAAGGCCGATTTCAAGGAGTTTACGATCAAGAAGCAGACCGATTGTGCGTCGCCGATCCTGGCTTCCACCTGCGGCAAGGGCGGGCACTACGAAAAGGTCGAACTTCGCCTGCGGAAGTCGGGCGCCAAAGGGGGCACGACGTCAGGTGACGTTTACCTCTCGTACGACTTCAAGCTCGTGGCGATCAAGAGCGTCGAATGGTCCGGCTCCTCGGGCGACGACGTGCCGGAAGAGACGGTGGTCTTCGAATACGGCGCGCTCAAGATCGGCTATAAGCCGCAGGGCAAGGACGGCGTGCTCGGCAAGCTCGTCGAACGGGCCTGGAACAAGGTGACCAACAGCACGAGCTTCGACGGCTAG
- the tssG gene encoding type VI secretion system baseplate subunit TssG — MATASGRPTIAVASATADVDLAEMTVEQRLFAQGPTFNFFQAVRLLEKLNPDRHPVGFDGPAGREVARFAAHLSHNFPPSQIYELRPDRTGRLPPAMSVAFFGLTGPSGVLPRHYTDLLMRIQRDAKHSEKHALRDWLDIFTHRMLSHFFRAWEKYRFYLPYERGQHAEHPPDPFTHCLLSLSGLGMASLRNRIRVSGWGPSPFAERAQSPDGRQQKVTVPLAPPIDSKDQVVARVEDTAILHYAGLFARRPRTAAGLAAILADYFQATVEVRQFHGQWLQLEPSDQSQLGLETGHCALGIDMVIGERIWDVEGRIRIRLGPLDYDQFAEFLPYRAAVKKSKAFFLLSHLTRLFIGPTLDFDVQLLLEANAVPDCILADDSGPGSRLGWNTWLRARNRDGCVEDAVFDGQEVFRLDAAGRN, encoded by the coding sequence ATGGCCACTGCGAGCGGGCGACCAACAATTGCTGTAGCGTCTGCCACGGCGGACGTCGATCTCGCGGAGATGACCGTCGAGCAACGGCTCTTCGCGCAGGGACCGACGTTCAATTTCTTTCAGGCCGTGCGGCTGCTCGAAAAGCTCAATCCGGACCGGCATCCGGTCGGCTTCGACGGCCCTGCCGGGCGCGAAGTCGCGCGGTTCGCGGCCCATCTGTCGCACAATTTCCCGCCGAGCCAAATCTACGAGCTTCGGCCAGACCGAACGGGCCGCCTGCCGCCGGCGATGAGCGTGGCATTCTTCGGCCTCACCGGGCCGAGCGGCGTGCTGCCGCGGCACTACACCGATCTCTTGATGCGGATTCAGCGCGATGCAAAGCATTCCGAGAAGCACGCCTTGCGCGATTGGCTAGACATCTTCACGCACCGCATGCTCTCGCATTTCTTCCGCGCGTGGGAGAAATATCGCTTTTATCTTCCGTACGAGCGAGGGCAACACGCCGAGCATCCGCCAGACCCGTTCACGCATTGCCTGCTGAGCCTTTCGGGGCTGGGTATGGCGAGCCTGCGGAATCGTATCCGCGTTTCCGGCTGGGGACCGTCCCCTTTTGCGGAGCGGGCACAATCACCAGATGGTCGGCAGCAAAAGGTGACTGTCCCCCTTGCCCCGCCGATCGACTCAAAGGACCAAGTCGTCGCCCGCGTGGAAGACACGGCGATCCTGCACTACGCCGGTCTCTTCGCCCGTCGGCCGCGGACCGCCGCCGGGCTGGCCGCGATCCTGGCCGATTACTTCCAGGCGACGGTGGAAGTGCGGCAATTCCACGGCCAATGGCTGCAACTGGAGCCGTCGGATCAATCCCAATTGGGTTTGGAGACCGGGCATTGCGCCCTCGGGATCGACATGGTGATCGGCGAGCGGATTTGGGACGTCGAGGGGCGAATCCGCATCCGCCTCGGCCCGCTCGACTATGACCAGTTCGCCGAGTTCTTGCCCTATCGCGCGGCGGTGAAAAAATCGAAAGCCTTCTTCCTGCTTTCGCATCTGACGCGGCTCTTCATCGGCCCGACGCTCGACTTCGACGTGCAACTCTTGCTCGAAGCGAACGCCGTCCCCGACTGCATCCTAGCCGACGACTCCGGCCCCGGCAGCCGCCTAGGCTGGAACACCTGGCTCCGCGCCCGCAATCGCGACGGTTGCGTTGAAGATGCGGTGTTCGACGGGCAAGAAGTCTTCCGGCTGGATGCGGCGGGAAGGAACTGA
- the tssE gene encoding type VI secretion system baseplate subunit TssE, with amino-acid sequence MARVDLNQALTPSILDRLIDPDSAGTAARAGYGIEQVILAVRRDLEDLLNTHRSIIHLPEEYPEILQSPVGYGIPDFGSLSTSTPQQRNSIGQMVEEIISRFEPRLREVTVHVKDDSRGAHHLSVRFQIEARLRIEPYPDISFETVMELTTGCTQIRTMKV; translated from the coding sequence ATGGCTCGCGTGGATCTCAATCAAGCTCTTACTCCGTCGATTCTGGATCGGCTGATCGATCCGGATTCCGCGGGTACAGCGGCTCGGGCCGGCTACGGAATCGAGCAGGTGATCCTGGCCGTGCGCCGCGATTTGGAAGATCTGCTCAATACGCATCGATCGATCATCCATTTGCCCGAGGAGTATCCGGAGATCCTGCAGTCGCCGGTGGGCTATGGCATTCCCGATTTCGGTTCCTTGTCGACATCGACACCGCAGCAGCGCAATTCGATCGGTCAAATGGTCGAGGAAATCATCAGCCGCTTCGAGCCGCGGTTGCGCGAGGTGACGGTGCACGTGAAGGACGACAGCCGCGGCGCTCATCATCTCAGCGTGCGATTTCAGATTGAGGCCCGGCTGCGGATCGAGCCCTATCCCGACATCTCGTTCGAGACGGTGATGGAACTCACAACCGGTTGCACGCAAATCCGCACGATGAAAGTTTGA